The following coding sequences are from one Oryzias melastigma strain HK-1 linkage group LG20, ASM292280v2, whole genome shotgun sequence window:
- the bloc1s5 gene encoding biogenesis of lysosome-related organelles complex 1 subunit 5: MDKIAKDVGDIKSRLLDHRPVINAEIRFFVREFEEKRGNRESRLLENLNKMVREANDQIESVNLEETNQQLSDVIKRLEAANHVAERVQQRELEAQKGSQLQANMEKLKEDWTEFLKEQQVLKEEVDEEHARAVGELGTRFSEKKKDLAQYSFI; encoded by the exons ATGGACAAAATTGCTAAAG ATGTTGGTGACATCAAGTCTCGCCTGTTGGACCACAGACCTGTCATCAATGCAGAAATTCGCTTCTTTGTCAGAGAGTTTGAG GAGAAACGTGGCAACAGGGAGAGCCGACTGCTGGAGAACCTGAACAAAATGGTCCGAGAGGCCAACGATCAAATTGAATCCGTGAACTTGGAGGAAACAAACCAGCAGCTTTCTGACGTTATTAAACGGT TGGAAGCTGCAAACCATGTGGCAGAAAGAGTCCAGCAGAGGGAGCTAGAGGCACAAAAG GGCAGCCAGCTCCAGGCAAACATGGAGAAACTCAAAGAGGACTGGACCGAATTTCTGAAGGAACAGCAGGTATTAAAGGAAGAGGTGGATGAGGAGCACGCCAGGGCCGTGGGAGAACTTGGCACCCGTTTCAGTGAGAAGAAGAAAGACTTGGCCCAGTATTCATTCATCTGA